Proteins encoded in a region of the Pelmatolapia mariae isolate MD_Pm_ZW linkage group LG6, Pm_UMD_F_2, whole genome shotgun sequence genome:
- the LOC134628557 gene encoding early growth response protein 1-B: protein MLNNMDLNAKDSFYPQFENCNSSSLGMENSVRKDNQEVYVDAERGVPAQFGHEGTPATLKTEASNSEFAFNPCECPKDTYTPSSLAYSGSFYVEASQGAPCSTETLLNMITEIVGISTLPLSEVQQSGNSRGTYPSPAPLDSSSGNFGDPGSKRQSYTCSGPTPPVYSPDQTCSRYPDDQAGGQVQDPSSSQLNFSSSRAPNQKKAEPKSEAASFPVVVKNEFESSCYEWGTLNKSDCLETSFQTETFPMSSDFPPDQQMDVKELLDTFPPICPNPEMEFKVEEGIKQEPCFSDTCSQSYSSPMYNNYLPPPPMGLSSNLKPFPEPPQPSNQCDSLYTTPALPSTIDSILYSSLLPDSFAQSYTTRAAKPPRARKSPAASHGPAKEKPFTCPMESCDRRFSRSDELNRHIRIHTGHKPFQCRICLRSFSRSDHLTTHTRTHTGEKPFSCDVCGKRFARSDERKRHGRVHLKQKEKMEIKPQVTTGAWPFTLPEGI from the exons ATGTTGAACAATATGGATTTGAATGCGAAAGATTCTTTCTACCCTCAGTTTGAGAATTGCAACAGTTCTTCCTTGGGGATGGAAAACAGCGTGCGGAAAGATAACCAGGAGGTGTATGTCGATGCAGAGCGGGGAGTACCTGCCCAGTTTGGCCACG AAGGAACCCCTGCAACTCTCAAAACCGAAGCTTCCAACTCAGAATTCGCTTTTAACCCCTGCGAGTGCCCAAAAGACACATACACCCCCTCCTCGCTCGCCTACTCCGGCAGTTTCTATGTGGAGGCATCTCAGGGAGCGCCGTGCAGCACCGAAACACTCCTCAACATGATCACAGAGATTGTGGGCATATCCACGCTGCCGCTTTCAGAAGTGCAACAGAGCGGCAACAGTCGGGGAACTTATCCGTCGCCTGCGCCGCTGGACAGCAGCAGTGGTAATTTTGGAGACCCTGGCTCCAAGAGGCAGTCCTACACGTGCTCCGGACCCACTCCTCCTGTGTACTCTCCGGATCAGACGTGCTCGAGGTATCCCGATGATCAGGCCGGCGGCCAGGTCCAAGACCCGTCCTCTTCCCAGCTCAACTTCAGCTCATCCCGAGCTCCTAACCAGAAGAAGGCTGAACCAAAGTCAGAGGCTGCTTCTTTCCCCGTCGTGGTGAAGAATGAGTTTGAGAGCAGCTGCTACGAGTGGGGGACCCTTAATAAGTCTGACTGTTTGGAGACCAGTTTCCAGACTGAAACCTTTCCGATGTCGAGCGATTTCCCCCCTGACCAGCAAATGGATGTAAAGGAACTTTTAGACACGTTCCCCCCAATTTGTCCCAACCCGGAGATGGAGTTTAAAGTGGAGGAGGGCATCAAACAGGAGCCGTGTTTCTCTGACACCTGCTCTCAGAGCTACTCCAGCCCCATGTACAATAATTACCTCCCACCCCCGCCGATGGGCCTCTCCTCTAACCTGAAACCCTTCCCCGAACCTCCACAGCCATCTAATCAGTGCGATTCCTTATACACAACACCAGCTTTACCGAGCACCATAGACTCCATCCTGTACTCTTCCTTGCTGCCAGATTCATTTGCCCAAAGTTACACCACCCGCGCTGCGAAGCCCCCCAGGGCCAGAAAGAGCCCTGCCGCCTCTCATGGCCCCGCCAAAGAGAAGCCCTTCACCTGCCCCATGGAGAGCTGCGACCGGCGCTTCTCTCGCTCGGACGAGTTAAACCGGCACATCCGCATCCACACAGGCCACAAACCTTTCCAGTGTCGCATTTGTTTGCGCAGTTTCAGCCGTAGCGATCACCTCACCACCCACACCAGGACTCACACCGGGGAGAAGCCGTTCTCCTGCGACGTGTGCGGCAAACGCTTTGCCCGCAGCGACGAGAGAAAACGGCACGGACGCGTACATCTGaaacaaaaggagaaaatgGAAATTAAGCCACAGGTGACCACCGGCGCGTGGCCGTTCACTCTTCCCGAGGGGATCTGA